TGCTTCCCCAGTGCTCGGCAAGAAAGTCTTTGACTTGCCGAAATTCACATTGCATACGAATTGCCATTGCTACAAGTGCGACAATGTTTCGTACCAGTATTTGGTGTTTACTACCACTTATATCAGAGCGCAACTATATGCCTTGCAGAATCACACTGCGGCAGCACTAGATCACTTCCATGGCGCTTTTGAAATAAGGCGGAGACTATTCGAAGAGGAAAAATCAGTTTTGCCTGAGAACTGGTCTCACGATGAAATTGGTGTGAAACGATTTTCTTGGCAAATCCGTTTTTACATCACTGATTATATACAGCTACTGATCGATTTctgttattttctaaaaacaaaGGCAATGTCGAGACAAGAGGATGCACTCGATATTGCCAATTTAGCAATGAATATatgttacaaatataaagtACACGGACATCCTGTCTATATAATGGCGAAGGAATTAAACCTGGACAATGAATTCCAACCGATATTAGAATCTTTAGATTGTTCAAGTACGTActtgtaattttcttttttagaacAAATTCCAGATAAAATCTTTACATGTATGTTATGATTACAGAGTTTACGACTTCACAGCCACATGACATTGATATAAGTGATCATGCAAAAATTCCGATTGATCCAAGCATTTGTGTCACGCCAGTCGCTCAAAACCATCGTACTAGGAAACCTCTTTCACTTCAACGTAAGAAGAATCCAATAACTTTGAAGATAAGTAAAGTTAATATGGTTTGGAGCGATGACGAAGATAATGATGGTTCATCATCATCaccagcaacagcagcagcagtagcCACAACAGTCACGCGTTCTAATAGAAAAACCAAGTCACGCAAAAATTTgatatgaataaatgaataattattgcaCTTCGGTATTACAATCAAGAAACGGGACTTGGTTTACAATAAAATCTCTGATTTCAATCATTTCTCCACCTATTCTCATTCACACCGCATtaccttaaaattaaaattaaattaaactaaatttttgtatttgacGTTGATACTAAATTATctactaaattatttatccaatataaaataatataacaatataattctaaaaatagtaatacaatggcaaatacaatataatggtgatatatacaataaatacaagAATAGTAAGAAATTGAATCAATTAGGTTCGCTTAATCTTTCCTAAAATCAACTGTGTGATTGACTAGATTTTTATGGTCAATAACTGACCCATAGACGAGGCATTATACTTTTCTACCATATGACACCCTAAACCTTCAAACCATTCCTTAGTTATCCTGCATTCCGttacaaaatattctatattatcttTACCTATGTTACAAAAAACGCATTTCCTCTTCTTATATCTTCATCAGTATTTGTTGCCCTCCAGATTCCCTCATCTCAATTTAAGAAAGACTTATCCTACCTCCATCCGTTATCTTTTCCAGTTTTCCTTTAAGTACTTTGGACTACTTTTGCCttaatctatttaatattaataatattgttcatAGCAGATAAATCCGATTTGTTTTTACCAAGTTCATCAGTCTTCGACATATCTGGAACCAGAGCCATCAATTTAATCATAATATCCcttaacaattttctattttcatttaattttctgaCTTTTTCTTCGAAATAAAATCTTCTATATTTAAACTAGCTATATCATTCACTAAATCTTCctccctttttcttttcactaaatttttacatgactcttaagtatataataatgagaAAGTTAAGTTTAGAGAAATTAAGAATAGGGAAGAGCTAAGGAAATATAAAGAAACGATTTtagatatgaaataaattatactgaATAGACAAACAAAATAAGGGCTGGCTAGACAAATATGGTagagaaaaatttgttatactaGGAATGGATGTGATCTACTCGACAGTtttaccaaatattttataaactcaattcaatattaacacttttattttttattctcgtaTTTATTCTTCTTAAGATAAGTATCACACAAGTCTCTACTAcagtataataacaataaactgtggagcaaaaaaagaaacatgtaAATACGTGCTTACATGCGTGTTATACAATTTCACGGTTTTGCGCtaacaaaacaaaacaaacttaattacaatattctcTTAAACGGATTTAATGTGTGAAAAACGattattatgcaataaaaataagtaataagatTCTCGCTTTAATCCTATGAGACACATTTGCTTTTTTCTgagctgtgtgtgtgtgtgtgtgtgtgtgtgtgtgtgtgtgtgtgtgtgtgtgtgtgtgtgtgtgtgtagtgtGGTGTGTGGGAAAGAAGATTGATTATAACAGTAaaacagttattttataagcatatataatacatgaaattaaaaaattcagaaagcCATCAAAATTAGAACAAACACAATTCATCACataagaatagtaataatagtaaaagtaatgattaaagaaagaaaacagaTGTGTTTCACAGCAAAAGACTGCTTTTACATTTGTATGTCTGTATAAATGGACTGTGTTACATGAGTGGACAACTTTTATTTGCGTTTctttttgcatataaaaataacaaagttaTAATAACCTGTAATCACAGTCTGTAAGTGGCTATAATAATTCTGAAGCCGCAGAGCATTCGTCCCTTACATTATGCTTAAGACGTGTTAAACTCCTTGCCTCTTCTTGCATCTTGGCTAGTTCCATTAATGCTAAAGCACCCTGCCATTCTTTATTGTCTTCTTGTACCGGTAACTTAACTATGCTTATATTGTCTTCCTGATTAACAACTATTTTCGTTTTCGTTTCCATAGGATCTACTGCAGACGGTTTTGAGATAATTTCCTTGTTGCTATTGGAACCACCAGCCAACATTAGAACTGTTGGTCTAGTTTCATTTTCGCTCCGAGAAGTGATTGATATACTCTCATTCGTTGTATCTGTATGAATGATTTGTTCCGTGTAATCAAAATGTGAGCATGCAGATTCAAGatcttcaatttttacagCAGATTCATTAATACTAGTGTCAAAGATACTCTGATTATTTGACAAATTATTCAAAGAATCCCATTGTGGCTGATTCAGAGAATGTACAATCTCATATACATTTTCTTCTGTTACTCTTGAAGATTCGTTGTGATTCATCATACAACATATTTGAGAGGTGCTATATGAAGATTCTAATTGTGCATTTGGAGTTTCTAAATTATTGTCTATATTCGTTATGGGTGTATTATTCTCATTGACAGAATTGTTCAAATATGTTGTGTACCAGTGAAGCTCTGGTTCTGTAGATCcacttaaaatttgtttttcgtCAATCTTATGTACAGTCGATACATTGTTAGATCGAATGTCCTCGTTCAGATCTAACTGCGGATCCAAGCAAGCATTTCGTAGCCATCGTTTCTTTGGTTGTAATCTGTCTAAGGGTCTTCTCAGCGAGGAGATTGCAAACTTGGCACTTGACGCTTCCTCATCCTCTGATGTTTGCAGTACTGCACAACAAGTTTCTGTTGGATCCTCATCTTGGCTATCCTCTTGACTATCTTGATTCTCTCCATAGTGCAACCGTTGATTCGACGGATTGCGATCGAGATTTTCTTGTTCCCCAGCAATATCCATCATAAGACCTTTTCTAGATTTTATCCTTTTATGATTTTCAGTACTCTTCCATGTCTTCTTTTTTCGTTCCATCTTTGGAGTTCGATCTTCTCGTTCCCTAGACATCTTGTAACGCTCCAGCCATCGGCTTACATCACATGGCAATTCTGTATTTTCTGATACtggctttaatacaaaatcatcAGATCTTGTAAGATTAGCATAAGGATGGTCGGGGCAATGTCTATTAGCATGAGTGAATCTCGTTTCACAACCTGGTTCAGTGCACAAAAACGGCTTCTCTCCTGTATGCAATCGTTGATGCGTCTTCAATTGTCCCGACTGGGTGAAAGCCTTTGTGCATCCAGGATAATCACACAGATATGGACGTTCTCCTGTaatgataaaacaaatatatcattatattttatcaaaaattaatgtattatttattgtacaaataaaatgcaattcctctgatatgttataatttaatacaaagtgtaatctgatttttttacatacttatatcaacgttacatttaaatattaaatttagtttttttttaactagaaatttattacatgatattaattattaaaatattttgagaatctaCATACAATTGAATCGATTTCTGATGtagtaataaaatgataagagATTTCAACACTGACATTTAAATATCTGTCATTAATTTTCTCAATTCagtcattaattttgttatgaaaaaaagtaaacagtATAGTATCGAGTAGTATTTTCAAATAACGTTTTGCGTTACAGCGCTCAAAAGCGGATAAGCGCCGGTCTTTTTTGTTATCCATAGACAAAGACCGTGCCGTAACGGATAGAGGTAAACGCGTGAGCAAACACATTCGGCCCTTTCCCCTCttctttaataactttttttcaccAAGTAAAATTCTCAACCCCAAATAACGTTGGTGCAGCACCGCTCGTTCCACGTGTCGCAAATTTCGCGCACAAGTGGTAAACTATAGCCGGTCGGGGACGCATTTACCCGCCTCCACGCGTCACGCCGGCACGCGAGCCGAGccatttaagtatttaaagcGCGGCATGATGGCCGATTGGCGGGACGCGAGAGAgcgcaaaagaaaaagaacgagAGGCACGCGACAAGCGAGAGCGGGAGCGGGAGCGGGAGCATCCCTCGTTGTTCGTCGCACGAGGTATATACGCACGATGTTGAATAAAGCCGCGCGCGGGTCCACGGCGAGGCCGTCGACGCGGAGGgcgaaagagaagagagaaatgcCCTTTACCCGTGTGAGTGCGCAGGTGCGCCTGCAGACTCTTCTCGCGCGGGAACACCCGGTGGCAGTAGGTGCATTTGATGCTGCTCGGCGACGTGCTGCCCTGCTTCATGAGATTCGTGAGTGCGTCGGCGCGCGGCCGGCCGCGCCGGTGGCTTTCGGAACTGTTGCCGGCGCCAACCGATCTGCCACCcgcgccaccgccaccgccaccgccgctgccgccgttACCGCCGCTGCCACCGCTCGCGTCTAGAGTGTCTAGACCCGTTAGAGCGTGCTGTTCTCTGTACTCCGGCGAGGAACACGAGCTGCCCGGACTTAGGTTCACGTTGCGCGCCTCCTCACCCCAGTTCCATGGGTAGAGCGTCGTGTCGCACATTGACGGGCTGCGGTCAAGCGCAGCTTCCGCTGACGGCCGCGGCTCCCGCTTCGGCGTGTGCAGCTCCATCGTCGCTGCCACTCCGTCGGCCGATGATTCTTTTTACTTCTTCGGTTCGATCGTTCACTCTGCTTCTCTCACACGGATCGGAGCTCTCACTTCCCGTAACCGTTGTCGCGCTACGCTACAGCGGCAACCTACCGCTATACACTCGTCTGGCTTGTCTGGCTGACTGACACGCGCGACCTCTTTGCCGCCGATACGCGCGTGGTACGCGTGCCGCGTGCAACTGGTAAACCGCCAAAATACGCACACGAATACGCGCTAGTCGTAACCGTAGCAAAATGGCCGGCGGATGCGCGCGCATCCAGATTTGCATAGCCGCGTAAAACGTAACGAACGGAGACGATAGATCCATCACGCGGGGGTACGAGGTCTGTACATACGTCCCTTATCATAGCGACTCGTGATTGATCGACCTTTCTCGAGCAGAAGTTTGTCCCGTCTCGATCTTGCACAACTCCAGATGCAGCTCCAGATACACCTCTGACATGCCTCGTTTCGCCTTCTCGGTTCTCGCGAATGAGCGTGTAATATACAAGCACGCGCATGATCTCGCCACACTAAAATATACTGCACgtgagagagagtgagagagagagagagagagagagagagagagagagagagagagataaaaagaaaaaaaaagaaaattttgattaatttaattaattgaaattaatgacCAGAATCGCGCGCCGAGTAATTCGAGGGAGACTTCGTAAATCCGCTTATCTCGACACGCAGCGTCGTAATCATGCTCCAAGATTTCTGGCGAACGTCGATTAGTCAGCGTCGTTGGATAACTCCAATGAACGGCGTCGATTGGTcgcgtgacgtcacgcggcCGTGCGACGCGTCTCATGGAAATCGCGCACTTCTCGGGGTCCCTGGATGTCGACTTACGAACAATTGAGAGTCTTATCGCGCACTGCGGTTCTAGATTTTGACAAATCGGACCGCGTGAAAATTCGCAACGTAATTTTTGACATCGCTCGCGAGGCGAGACGGGCCGCGGGCGGCAGTGGCACGCGAAATATCGAAATTCCGAGAGCGatttatacaataatcttGGTGGGGGAGGTGGCGCGCTCGGTGCACGCCGGCCATTCCACGGTTCCTCGCGGTCCGCCTCGCCCCCGCGCTTCCCTCGTCTAGCCACACGGTGCCGCAGCGGGGTAGACCTCGTGGTGGACTCGGGCTCTCCGACTCGGCCATATTGGATAGTGAATGACTCCGTTACACAGAGGCTCAAGAGTAGCCGTGAAACCTTCGTCAGATCCTCGACGCCGTGAGGATACCGAGTCAAGATGGAAAACGAGTACACAGTTACGGTCACGAACAAGTTCCTGCTGGCGCTCGACGAGAGCGAGGATCCCCTGGAAGTGCTAAAAGTGCGCGAACAGGAGAAGGAAGCCAAGAAGAAGGAGAGGATCTCGGAAAAGGAGAATAAGAGcaagcagcagcatcagcaacaacaacaacagcaacagcagcagcaatcGCAGGACGGTCAGAAGGCGGCCAACAATAAAACGCAGAAGAGTCGCGTGATCAAGGACGCCCAGCAGCCGCCGTCGAAGGCGCAGGAAGCTAAAAAGGATCAAGGTTAGCCCCCTCCGGCTCCGTGTGCAATTTCGGTGCCGCCGTGCAACCTCTGCCGCCCTCGTGTTCGCGCGTTATGGCCGTCGGCTCCCATGTGCTGGTTGCGGTGCCGATCTCGCGCCGCTTTCAACGTCGACGTCGACGTTCCTCGCGGCCGGCCTGATCCCTCGCTCCATCCCGATCGATCGCCTGACCGCCGGACGATGGCCCTTCCGCGGCAGCGGCCCGCCAcacaaattttctataaatgaTTTCTGCGCCTTAAAAATAGGCTCGATTCCACGCGGCGGTCTTATATGACCCGCGCGGGGACCACACCATCGAAATCTAACGCCGGCCGCGAACGCTTCGAGATCTTACGGCCATGCGGCGGTATCTATCTCCGACACCTTACGGTTTATCTATCCTAACGATAGAATCGAACAATCGCAGGTGTATATCGCGCGAGTTTCTATCAGGTTTCTATTACGCCGAATGCGATATCTCTGCATGTGATACCGAATGAGTAACACATGTGTAGATATCAACGATGTATGATGATACAAAAGAAATCTGTCCCAACTGAAGTCTCTCGTATAGCTAAGCGAGACTGCGACTCTTATtggcaaattattaattttgatcctttttctttcaaagtaatgtattaaatttaattgttgaaattaaataaaattataattgctttgatacaatttgaaaatgttaGAAGAACCATCTCAACATATaagaagagaaatatttatataacattatctTAATATCTTAAAGCTTATCTTAAAACTAACCTAAGAGATTCTTGTCTGAACTTTCCTTAGCTTAGCAGTGTCCCCTTTCTTTTTGTTGtttcaatatcaaaattataacaaaatatatcaaagcatttataattttatttaattttaacaattaaatttaatatatttattcaattgatAGTGTTGATAAACATGtagaatttcataatttagatttttttacttagaaataatatttatttttaaaaatagtattttatatttatattgtgttaATGTTCTTAGCTGTGGACAAAAAAGCTCAACCAAGAGCTACTGGAGGTGACCGTAATGTCAAATTCTCTGGCGAATCCCGAGAGGAGCGCAACAATAGGCGCAACCGAGAGGATGGAGAAAGGGTGCTACGAGGGCAAGGAGAGTTTAGACGAGGACCTCCTAggttagttttatttttcctaagactatatattaagataaagAATGTCATATGATTACATTTTGATCATCTTGTTCTAATGTCCCATTTATGTTAACGAAATTATgagatcttttattattagctTATATGAGATGCTGGTTCCAAGATTGAACTCTGGTCTTGACATTGACAATCGGTTTTATCACAGCTTTGACATTTTGAATTGAAATCTCTTAAAAGGAAACTAAAGTTTTACatctattttgatataatacattaagaCTGTGTTTAGACGAGGACCTCCTAggttagttttatttttcccaagactatatattaagataaagAATGTCATATGATTACATTTTGATCATCTTGTTCTAATGTCCCATTTATGTTAACGAAATTATGAGACTAAATAAccgactaaatttttcatttatttaaaaatgtttcctaAATAAGTGCAACAaactgaatatattttatttttaggtttTAGGATGAAACTATCTTATGCATATATTCTTAACTGtttcattgaaaattgaatatgattatatttatgtgCACACTTAATATAAAGATCTTATAGTTGTTAGAAAAGAATTCTTAGGGCCATTCTTAGGTTGTTCTAACTTTTTGATAAACTTAAGTAATGagtaaaaatatgtttgtctttatttatttaagaagaaaaatgaagTTGGATACATGCTTACCTGATAagtaccaagaagttggaacaacccttataataaaagatctcataattttgttattaacataatattatatgtatcaaatttcaaagagatattttcttgaaatcaaaaatttgaagaaaatgtcTAAgcatttttcagatttttaaaatttttatttaaaaatttttcaactttactcgaaattttttaaacaaaatagtttatatatcaatgaattgtaaatcgcctaacggtctacatcggatcttagtgatggatataattcttttatattaaatttaattttcttagctttattttaaactacgCGCCGACACAACAAAATagtttaatcgtttatttattacaatttaaaattaccattttattatttattcacaaaaaacggaaaatttaCTTCATTAAATGAAGAGAGAagttaatagtatttttttctttctgatAAGTAAACTAAATTGTTACaccaaaattgtatttaaaatatagaaaactttaagttttatttcactttaaagattcaaaacatttaaattagtaAGTTGACTGACTTATGTTGTAACAAATAAGCAATATGTCaggattttcttaaaatgagCCAAGGGATATAAATTTCATTCTTTTGTACATACTTAAAAATCATTCTTTAAGTTGAGTGAGAAACACCTATGCGAATTTACTAACTCATAATTGTCCAAAttcttaaacttaaaattttttttatacttaataattgCACATTTGTTCCAGTGAAGGCCGCGAGCCCCGCGAGTTTCGAAGCTCAAACGAGACCCAGCGCAGTGAATATGGCGAACGCCGTGGACGCGGTGGGATGCGCGGTATGGGTCGCGGACGTGGTGGCCCTCGTGGACGTGGGGGCTTCGATAATCGCGGTAAACGCGAGTTCGATCGTCAATCTGGTTCTGATAAAACGTAAGTATTAAAACGCGCACGCACATACAAAAGCGTACGTGGACATATAAACAGAGATATTGCACTCTATATAATAATGCACACCTCAGTATGTGCACTGTATCAAGGTTGCCATTACGTTCAATTGAATTCTTTTCAAAGTACTGACAAATGCAATCTGTATTCACTCCCGCTCTGctttgtatttgtatttttatgctttttttgTGTTATACTTTTGTGTCACACACGATGGTGAATGCTTACATAGCTtgtcgaatatttttatttacattaatttttttgtaaacataattatgtaaataagcAGAAATAATTTCTCAACAGAAGCATTTGTGATGAGGCACGCATTGTTAATTATGTAACAGTGTAATGCTATGCAGCTTGATTGGTGCACTATAATTTAAAGCTTATTTCATATTTGTGTATTAACAGTGGAATAAAACCAGTGGATAAAAAAGATGGTGCTGGCAGCCATAACTGGGGTACTCATAATGACGAAATAGagtaagtaattttaaaatagttcAGGCTTCCTTACAACAGCTttccaataataaatatgataccTTTTgatttttacctttttctgTCTTTTCTTAGAGAAAGCCTGAATCAAGATAGTCAAGATTGGGCCAATGATAAACCTGACTCCGATCCTCAAGCACCGACTGAAGTTAAGAACGGGGAAACAACCACGGATACGACTGTTGAGGAGAAGCCGGTCGAGGAAGAAACGCGCGAACTTACCCTGGATGAATGGAAAGCTTTACGGAGTAATAGAGCGAAGCCTCAATACAATTTGCGAAAGGCCGGCGAAGGTGAGGATCTGTCACGTTGGAAAAAGATGTACGCTCTTGAGAAGAAGAAGGAAGGTaacgaagaagaggaggaagaagaggaggagtaCGATGCGGCTGCAGAGTACCCTCAGCGCGTCGGCAGGCAGAAACGTGTGTTGGGCATCGAGATTCAGTTCAGTGACTCACGACGTGGTTCTGGCGGTCGAGGCAGAGGTGGTCGCGGTCGTGGCGATCGTATGAACGGACGTGGATTTGGAAATCGTGGTGTTCCTAGAGATGGTGATACACGCGTGAGTATCCgcattatacatgtataattaaaaattttttaaattaaagcatttttaaaaagaaaaaatgtaaaaattatactttttgtttGCAGTCACAGAACGAGCAAAGATCGCCGAGAAGTCGTCAAAACGCTCCGAAGGTAGATGACGAGAATGACTTTCCTTCCTTGGGATAGGTAGCTTCATCTGTTGATTACACAACATCCCACCATTACCATCACCATCAGTAAATTTACTACAGATAAAGCTacattaactaaaaaaatattactatcgAGAATCTTGCGTTAGTGATAAACCATTATTAATGCATAATACAGTACAccgttacaaaaaaatgagatacgtaatattatctaaaaattccTCTCGTGACTTGAACGTCACAGTTACGCATTGGTATATAATCGTACACATGAAAAGTTGCATGCTGTATGAAGAAGCAAAGCAAATAGTTAACGATCCTTTTTTTGTACTTGAGGGAAGCCATTTGTCTGTAACTAGTCCGAGACACTGGCCAGCGGACGAATGATCTGTGAAGAATGGAGCATAGTCTCTGAACTTGTTGATAATTTTGAATCCATAATGGTGACAAATATAAAGAAGATCACGAGGGAGAGAAAATGAGGAGAGAAAGAGTTTAAGCGGACCAGCAAGTGTAGAACGTTGAGGAGTATATACTTCAAGTTACAGTTTCAATCTGCTTAAATCCAAATCGAAGACAATTGCCGAGTGAAGGGGAAATTTTTGCTGTATACAAAAGTAGTGGAACGTGGGCTGCGGTATCGATCTTGATCTCGGTGTCGCGTTAAAGGCCTAAAGGAGGCTGGATGTAGTAtcgatacgcgcgcgcgaacatgtataatatctttttaggCGTAAATTTTAAACGCACTTTCtgttttataagttttatacgACATTTGGAAAAGAAGACTCCTTCCTTgtaacacacatacacacacatacaccgGCGGGTTTGTTCACTTGCCATGCGTAAGCtgtaagaaacttttaacagGGAGGGTAGATTTCTATTTAAGAAAACTCATCCTAAATCATCTTAGGAACATGCTACAAGTTTgacatgtgtgtgtatatatatatatatatatatatatatatatatatatatatatatatatgtatgtatatgtatatgtatacagagagagagagagagagagagagagagagagagagagagagagagagagagagacttccCTTTTGATGACGTAGTTGATCTTGTGCGAAGTTTAATATCTTGAACACTGACAcagttttagattttatatatatatatatatatatatatatatatatatatatatatatatatatgtatgaaataaacataaggatatgtatacatatatgtattctacTATAAATCGAAAAAAAGAAGTGAGAAACGTGATGCGCAGAGAGGGAAAACAGAACGAATGAGTCTAGACTCATATTACTATGTTACACTATGCGTTCTCATATTCTTAATTACGAACTAAtattagttatttactatttgttatactattaaaaaaattatcgcagCCAAAAGATTCACCTCATGTCCATCatagagaaacaaaaaaaaaagaaccgaAAAACGTTACAAAGCTGTTTGAAGCTTAGGCATAtgtgtaaataacatttacaataataaattgtgaCGATAATCGGACATTGAATTCGATTAACTTCATCAATCAGATAAGATTATTCTAAGCAGGTTCTTACTCTTATTTGTGCACATCTGTACAGAAAAAAAGCGTAAGTACAAAAGCatactattttaaatgttGCGTAAGAGGGGGAAAAAGGATCCGAATCTAAGAACTTTCATTAAGACGTGTTGTGCTAATAAAGttgtaaaatgtaacaattttattgtaattttttctcgcAGTTAATGGTAATCATTTCGTGACGAATCGAAGGACAGT
This genomic stretch from Monomorium pharaonis isolate MP-MQ-018 chromosome 4, ASM1337386v2, whole genome shotgun sequence harbors:
- the LOC118644057 gene encoding regulatory protein MIG1-like isoform X2, which codes for MITTLRVEISGFTKSPSNYSARDSVWRDHARACILHAHSREPRRRNEACQRCIWSCIWSCARSRRDKLLLEKGERPYLCDYPGCTKAFTQSGQLKTHQRLHTGEKPFLCTEPGCETRFTHANRHCPDHPYANLTRSDDFVLKPVSENTELPCDVSRWLERYKMSREREDRTPKMERKKKTWKSTENHKRIKSRKGLMMDIAGEQENLDRNPSNQRLHYGENQDSQEDSQDEDPTETCCAVLQTSEDEEASSAKFAISSLRRPLDRLQPKKRWLRNACLDPQLDLNEDIRSNNVSTVHKIDEKQILSGSTEPELHWYTTYLNNSVNENNTPITNIDNNLETPNAQLESSYSTSQICCMMNHNESSRVTEENVYEIVHSLNQPQWDSLNNLSNNQSIFDTSINESAVKIEDLESACSHFDYTEQIIHTDTTNESISITSRSENETRPTVLMLAGGSNSNKEIISKPSAVDPMETKTKIVVNQEDNISIVKLPVQEDNKEWQGALALMELAKMQEEARSLTRLKHNVRDECSAASELL
- the LOC118644057 gene encoding regulatory protein MIG1-like isoform X1, coding for MELHTPKREPRPSAEAALDRSPSMCDTTLYPWNWGEEARNVNLSPGSSCSSPEYREQHALTGLDTLDASGGSGGNGGSGGGGGGGAGGRSVGAGNSSESHRRGRPRADALTNLMKQGSTSPSSIKCTYCHRVFPREKSLQAHLRTHTGERPYLCDYPGCTKAFTQSGQLKTHQRLHTGEKPFLCTEPGCETRFTHANRHCPDHPYANLTRSDDFVLKPVSENTELPCDVSRWLERYKMSREREDRTPKMERKKKTWKSTENHKRIKSRKGLMMDIAGEQENLDRNPSNQRLHYGENQDSQEDSQDEDPTETCCAVLQTSEDEEASSAKFAISSLRRPLDRLQPKKRWLRNACLDPQLDLNEDIRSNNVSTVHKIDEKQILSGSTEPELHWYTTYLNNSVNENNTPITNIDNNLETPNAQLESSYSTSQICCMMNHNESSRVTEENVYEIVHSLNQPQWDSLNNLSNNQSIFDTSINESAVKIEDLESACSHFDYTEQIIHTDTTNESISITSRSENETRPTVLMLAGGSNSNKEIISKPSAVDPMETKTKIVVNQEDNISIVKLPVQEDNKEWQGALALMELAKMQEEARSLTRLKHNVRDECSAASELL
- the LOC118644057 gene encoding regulatory protein MIG1-like isoform X3; the encoded protein is MARLACRRDAWRRVNASPTGYSLPLVREICDTWNERCCTNVIWGERPYLCDYPGCTKAFTQSGQLKTHQRLHTGEKPFLCTEPGCETRFTHANRHCPDHPYANLTRSDDFVLKPVSENTELPCDVSRWLERYKMSREREDRTPKMERKKKTWKSTENHKRIKSRKGLMMDIAGEQENLDRNPSNQRLHYGENQDSQEDSQDEDPTETCCAVLQTSEDEEASSAKFAISSLRRPLDRLQPKKRWLRNACLDPQLDLNEDIRSNNVSTVHKIDEKQILSGSTEPELHWYTTYLNNSVNENNTPITNIDNNLETPNAQLESSYSTSQICCMMNHNESSRVTEENVYEIVHSLNQPQWDSLNNLSNNQSIFDTSINESAVKIEDLESACSHFDYTEQIIHTDTTNESISITSRSENETRPTVLMLAGGSNSNKEIISKPSAVDPMETKTKIVVNQEDNISIVKLPVQEDNKEWQGALALMELAKMQEEARSLTRLKHNVRDECSAASELL
- the LOC118644057 gene encoding regulatory protein MIG1-like isoform X4; translated protein: MCLLTRLPLSVTARSLSMDNKKDRRLSAFERCNAKRERPYLCDYPGCTKAFTQSGQLKTHQRLHTGEKPFLCTEPGCETRFTHANRHCPDHPYANLTRSDDFVLKPVSENTELPCDVSRWLERYKMSREREDRTPKMERKKKTWKSTENHKRIKSRKGLMMDIAGEQENLDRNPSNQRLHYGENQDSQEDSQDEDPTETCCAVLQTSEDEEASSAKFAISSLRRPLDRLQPKKRWLRNACLDPQLDLNEDIRSNNVSTVHKIDEKQILSGSTEPELHWYTTYLNNSVNENNTPITNIDNNLETPNAQLESSYSTSQICCMMNHNESSRVTEENVYEIVHSLNQPQWDSLNNLSNNQSIFDTSINESAVKIEDLESACSHFDYTEQIIHTDTTNESISITSRSENETRPTVLMLAGGSNSNKEIISKPSAVDPMETKTKIVVNQEDNISIVKLPVQEDNKEWQGALALMELAKMQEEARSLTRLKHNVRDECSAASELL